The proteins below are encoded in one region of Candidatus Rokuibacteriota bacterium:
- a CDS encoding ABC transporter ATP-binding protein, protein MSRLYPSGTQALDRLSLSVAEGEFLTLLGPSGCGKTTLLRLIAGLAEPSDGRVEWSPDGGARRLGFVFQEPTLMPWARVEDNIRLPLMLAAVSPAESAARVREATAHVGLEGFERAYPRELSGGMKMRVSIARALVTQPQILLMDEPFAALDEITRFKLENDLSSLAHRQRLTVLFVTHSVFESVYLGSRVVVLSPRPGRVAAEFRVEAPTPRGEAFRTSSAYLEACRQVSALLASAMESPLTLTLSPSGGEGINPTPSPSGGRGQG, encoded by the coding sequence GTGAGCCGCCTCTATCCGAGCGGCACGCAGGCCCTCGACCGGCTGTCGTTGAGTGTCGCGGAGGGAGAATTCCTGACGCTCCTCGGCCCCTCGGGCTGCGGCAAGACCACGCTCCTCCGGCTGATCGCCGGACTGGCCGAGCCCTCGGACGGGCGCGTCGAGTGGTCGCCGGACGGCGGCGCGCGCCGGCTCGGCTTCGTCTTCCAGGAGCCGACGCTCATGCCGTGGGCGCGCGTGGAGGACAACATCCGGCTGCCGCTCATGCTGGCCGCCGTGAGCCCGGCCGAGTCGGCGGCCCGGGTCCGCGAGGCCACGGCGCACGTCGGCCTCGAGGGCTTCGAGCGCGCGTACCCGCGCGAGCTCTCCGGCGGGATGAAGATGCGCGTGTCCATCGCGCGGGCGCTGGTGACCCAGCCGCAAATCCTATTGATGGACGAGCCCTTCGCGGCTCTCGACGAGATCACGCGCTTCAAGCTCGAGAACGACCTCTCGTCCCTGGCGCACCGGCAACGGCTGACCGTGCTCTTCGTCACCCACAGCGTCTTCGAGTCCGTGTATCTCGGCAGCCGCGTGGTCGTCCTGTCGCCCCGGCCGGGGCGCGTCGCGGCCGAGTTCCGGGTGGAAGCTCCCACGCCGCGCGGCGAGGCCTTCAGGACTTCCTCCGCCTACCTCGAGGCCTGCCGCCAAGTCTCGGCGCTCCTCGCTTCCGCCATGGAGAGCCCCCTCACCCTGACCCTCTCCCCCTCCGGGGGCGAGGGGATCAACCCGACTCCCTCTCCCTCTGGAGGGAGAGGGCAGGGGTGA
- a CDS encoding ABC transporter permease, which translates to MRRRDRVLAPALVGLAALAAWEAVVRLEGIPPYILPGPILVARTVVADWGTLFPSLLVTLAITGAAFLVAAVLGLALAVVFTQSTFIERAFFPYAVILQVTPIVAIAPLIILWVKWIPLALLICAWLVAFFPVLSNTVLGLTSTDKNLVDLFRLYGATRWQAFRYLRLPAALPYFFGGLKISGGLALIGAVVAEFVAGTGGAQSGLAFRILEAGYTLQIPRMFAALFLISAAGVLIFALLTGLSRLALRRWHESELEPGD; encoded by the coding sequence ATGCGACGTAGGGACCGCGTGCTCGCTCCGGCGCTCGTCGGGCTCGCAGCCCTGGCGGCCTGGGAAGCGGTGGTGCGCCTGGAAGGCATCCCGCCCTATATCCTGCCGGGGCCCATCCTGGTCGCGCGCACCGTGGTCGCCGACTGGGGCACGCTCTTCCCCTCGCTGCTCGTCACGCTCGCCATCACGGGCGCGGCCTTCCTGGTCGCGGCCGTGCTCGGGCTCGCGCTGGCCGTCGTCTTCACCCAGTCTACGTTCATCGAGCGCGCCTTCTTCCCGTACGCCGTGATCCTCCAGGTGACGCCCATCGTCGCCATCGCCCCGCTCATCATTCTGTGGGTCAAGTGGATCCCGCTGGCGCTCTTGATCTGCGCCTGGCTCGTCGCGTTCTTTCCCGTGCTGTCCAACACGGTCCTGGGTCTCACCAGCACGGACAAGAACCTGGTGGATCTCTTCCGCCTGTACGGCGCCACGCGGTGGCAGGCCTTCCGCTACCTCCGCCTGCCGGCCGCTCTGCCCTACTTCTTCGGCGGCCTCAAGATCAGCGGTGGGCTCGCGCTGATCGGCGCCGTCGTGGCCGAGTTCGTTGCGGGGACGGGCGGGGCGCAGTCGGGGCTCGCCTTTCGCATCCTCGAGGCGGGCTACACGCTCCAGATCCCGCGGATGTTCGCCGCGCTCTTCCTGATCTCCGCCGCCGGGGTGCTGATCTTCGCGCTCCTGACCGGGCTCAGCCGGCTGGCGCTCCGCCGCTGGCACGAGAGCGAGCTCGAACCCGGCGATTGA
- a CDS encoding ABC transporter substrate-binding protein yields MTASKASAEQTDIGRRALLAGAASVLAAPAPGWAQKPDRVVFGTNWRAQAEHGGFYQAVAMGLYRRRGLDVTIRQGGPQINSAQLLAAGRLDFNMGASLFGALNYLQSGVPIVTLAAIFQKDPQILMAHPGQGHDSLPALKGKPIMISAGAQSTYWQFLKHRFGYTDTQIRPYTFQLAPFLADKKAIQQGYLTSEPFKAEQAGVKPVVLLLVDGGYASYTTTIETRADVVRDKPDLVQRFVDASIEGWYGYLDGDPGPANRLIKRDNPDMTDPLIAYAIAAMKRHGIVVSGDALTLGIGAMTDARWKDFFDIMSSAGVFPPTLEYRRAYTLQFVNKKVGMK; encoded by the coding sequence ATGACCGCCTCCAAGGCGAGCGCGGAGCAGACCGACATTGGCAGGCGCGCGCTACTCGCCGGCGCTGCGTCCGTCCTTGCGGCGCCCGCCCCAGGTTGGGCGCAGAAGCCCGACCGGGTCGTCTTCGGCACCAACTGGCGCGCACAGGCCGAGCACGGCGGCTTCTACCAGGCCGTCGCGATGGGCCTGTACCGCCGCCGCGGCCTCGACGTCACGATCCGCCAGGGCGGGCCGCAGATCAACAGCGCCCAGCTCCTGGCAGCCGGGCGTCTCGACTTCAACATGGGCGCGAGCCTCTTCGGCGCGCTCAACTATCTCCAGAGCGGCGTGCCCATCGTCACCCTCGCCGCCATCTTCCAGAAGGACCCGCAGATCCTGATGGCGCACCCGGGCCAGGGCCACGACTCTCTCCCCGCGCTCAAGGGCAAGCCGATCATGATCTCGGCGGGGGCGCAGTCGACGTACTGGCAGTTCCTCAAACACCGCTTCGGCTACACCGACACCCAGATCCGCCCCTACACCTTTCAGCTGGCGCCTTTCCTCGCGGACAAGAAGGCGATCCAGCAGGGGTATCTCACGAGCGAGCCCTTCAAGGCCGAGCAGGCGGGCGTGAAGCCGGTCGTCCTGCTGCTGGTCGACGGCGGCTACGCGAGCTACACGACCACCATCGAGACCCGCGCCGACGTCGTCCGGGACAAGCCCGACCTGGTCCAGCGCTTCGTGGACGCCTCGATCGAGGGCTGGTACGGCTACCTCGACGGCGATCCCGGGCCGGCCAATCGCCTCATCAAGCGCGACAACCCGGACATGACCGACCCGCTGATCGCCTACGCGATCGCCGCCATGAAGCGCCACGGCATCGTGGTCTCGGGGGATGCGCTCACGCTCGGCATCGGCGCCATGACCGACGCGCGCTGGAAGGACTTCTTCGATATCATGTCGTCCGCGGGCGTCTTCCCTCCCACCCTCGAGTACCGCCGCGCCTACACGCTCCAGTTCGTCAACAAGAAGGTCGGGATGAAGTGA
- the leuC gene encoding 3-isopropylmalate dehydratase large subunit produces the protein MPTMFEKIWDRHVVAEGPGGQSLLYIDRHLLHEGATHAFARLRKAGRSVRRPGGLVATADHYVPTGPGSEALANDEIRGMVEGLTRSTREEGVTLFGPGDARQGIVHVIGPEQGLTQPGIVLVCGDSHTATHGAFGALAFGIGSTEVEHVLATQCLWQKKPKVMRITVTGARPAGITAKDVILAIIAKIGAAGGVGHAIEYAGPAIAAMSMEERMTVCNMSIEAGARAGMIAPDSTTFAYVEGRPYAPKGEHWTKALAYWKTLPSDPDAVFDREVELDAGGIAPTVTWGTSPQDALPITGSVPDPAREGDPARRQAMGRALDYMGLRPGLPLTEIAVDRVFIGSCTNGRIEDLRAAAAVAKGRRAVVTAWVVPGSGLIKRAAEAEGLHEIFTAAGFEWREPGCSMCLGMNGDTAREGERVASTSNRNFEGRQGKGARTHLMSPAMAVAAAVTGRLTDVRTLHPTPPSGERGSEFPPPAGERAAVRGERHSREARAE, from the coding sequence ATGCCCACCATGTTCGAGAAGATCTGGGACCGCCACGTGGTCGCCGAAGGGCCCGGCGGGCAGTCGCTCCTGTACATCGACCGGCACCTGCTCCACGAGGGCGCGACCCACGCGTTCGCGCGTCTCCGCAAGGCGGGGCGGTCGGTGCGGCGGCCCGGGGGCCTCGTCGCCACGGCGGACCACTATGTCCCGACGGGGCCGGGGTCGGAGGCGCTGGCCAACGACGAGATCCGCGGCATGGTAGAAGGTCTGACCCGCTCCACGCGGGAAGAGGGCGTCACGCTCTTCGGGCCGGGCGATGCGCGCCAGGGGATTGTCCACGTGATAGGCCCCGAGCAGGGGCTGACGCAGCCGGGCATCGTCCTCGTCTGCGGCGACTCTCACACGGCGACCCACGGGGCCTTCGGGGCGCTCGCCTTCGGCATCGGCTCGACCGAGGTCGAGCACGTGCTCGCGACGCAGTGCCTATGGCAGAAGAAGCCCAAGGTCATGCGGATCACGGTGACGGGCGCGCGTCCCGCGGGCATCACGGCCAAGGACGTGATCCTCGCCATCATCGCCAAGATCGGCGCCGCCGGCGGGGTGGGGCACGCCATCGAGTACGCCGGGCCGGCCATCGCCGCCATGTCCATGGAGGAGCGGATGACCGTCTGCAACATGTCCATCGAGGCGGGCGCGCGCGCCGGCATGATCGCGCCCGATTCGACGACGTTCGCCTACGTCGAGGGCCGGCCCTATGCGCCGAAGGGCGAGCATTGGACGAAGGCGCTCGCGTACTGGAAGACCCTCCCGTCGGATCCCGACGCCGTGTTCGACAGGGAGGTCGAGCTGGACGCCGGCGGCATCGCGCCCACCGTTACCTGGGGCACGAGCCCGCAGGACGCGCTGCCCATCACGGGGAGCGTGCCCGATCCCGCGCGGGAGGGCGATCCGGCCCGGCGCCAGGCCATGGGGCGCGCGCTCGACTACATGGGCCTCCGGCCAGGGCTGCCGCTGACCGAGATCGCCGTGGACCGCGTCTTCATCGGCTCCTGCACGAACGGCCGCATCGAGGACCTGCGCGCCGCGGCGGCGGTCGCCAAAGGGCGCCGCGCCGTGGTGACGGCCTGGGTGGTCCCGGGCTCCGGGCTCATCAAGCGCGCCGCCGAGGCCGAGGGTCTCCACGAGATCTTCACCGCGGCCGGCTTCGAGTGGCGCGAGCCCGGCTGCTCGATGTGCCTCGGGATGAACGGCGACACGGCGCGCGAGGGTGAGCGCGTTGCCTCGACCTCCAACCGCAATTTCGAGGGGCGCCAGGGCAAGGGCGCCCGCACGCATCTCATGAGCCCGGCCATGGCGGTGGCCGCCGCCGTCACCGGGCGGCTCACCGACGTCCGCACATTACATCCCACTCCCCCATCGGGGGAGAGGGGATCAGAGTTCCCTCCCCCCGCAGGGGAGAGGGCCGCAGTTCGAGGTGAGCGGCACAGCCGCGAGGCGAGGGCTGAGTAG
- a CDS encoding isocitrate lyase/PEP mutase family protein, which translates to MRTTTRLRQMMKEPGIIVAPGAYDGFSARLIEAAGFRCVYMTGAGTAASHLGQPDLGLATLTEMANHASHLASCVSLPVIADADTGYGNVLNVVRTVREYERAGVAGLHMEDQVAPKKCGHIAGKQVIPTQEFCDKIRAASEHRTDPDFVIIARTDARAVTSLDDAIDRGNRAAEAGADVVFVEAPETEDEIHRVAREVKAPLLANMVQGGKTPAVKVAELERIGFKIVIFPAVCMAAAVPAMERALQSLKETGTDWHDGPVLSPMDIFRKVGFDWWHEIEEKFAPRS; encoded by the coding sequence ATGCGCACCACCACGCGTCTCCGCCAGATGATGAAGGAGCCCGGGATCATCGTCGCCCCGGGCGCCTACGACGGCTTCTCCGCGCGTCTCATCGAGGCCGCCGGCTTCCGCTGCGTCTACATGACGGGCGCGGGCACGGCGGCCTCGCACCTGGGCCAGCCAGACCTGGGGCTCGCCACGCTCACCGAGATGGCGAACCACGCGTCGCACTTGGCCTCCTGCGTGTCGCTGCCGGTCATCGCCGACGCGGACACGGGCTACGGCAACGTCCTGAACGTCGTGCGCACCGTGCGGGAGTACGAGCGCGCCGGCGTCGCGGGGCTGCACATGGAGGACCAGGTTGCGCCCAAGAAGTGCGGCCACATCGCCGGCAAGCAGGTCATCCCGACGCAGGAGTTCTGCGACAAGATCCGCGCCGCCAGCGAGCACCGCACCGATCCCGATTTCGTCATCATCGCGCGGACGGACGCGCGCGCGGTCACGTCGCTCGATGATGCCATCGACCGAGGCAACCGCGCCGCCGAGGCGGGCGCCGACGTCGTCTTCGTCGAGGCGCCGGAGACCGAGGACGAGATCCACCGCGTGGCCCGCGAGGTCAAGGCGCCGCTCCTGGCCAACATGGTCCAGGGCGGGAAGACGCCGGCGGTCAAAGTCGCGGAGCTCGAGCGGATCGGCTTCAAGATCGTGATCTTCCCCGCGGTGTGCATGGCGGCGGCCGTCCCGGCCATGGAGCGGGCGCTTCAGTCGCTGAAGGAGACGGGGACGGACTGGCACGACGGGCCCGTGCTCTCGCCCATGGACATCTTCCGCAAGGTCGGCTTCGACTGGTGGCACGAGATCGAAGAGAAATTCGCGCCGCGGTCATGA
- a CDS encoding extracellular solute-binding protein: MDSRLKDLAEKLDAGLIARREFLRRAAVVTGGTAVGLKALEGMAGAQSQTKLRVWLFKSFVTAGNDILAKQVEGWAAERKVQVEMDWATFGDREQKFVAAIEAGNPPDMAEMNYQGPTRYKPALRDVTKLAKDIAGARGGLLPYAERILNNNGQYFGVGRLAFGGGFFVRKDLLDAKGVKLPKVYDPDVVEMAKKTQDPSKDLWGFGQTLNRSDDGNGFMQNILWDYGGSAWDKDGKPALNTTFQKQNLEAIKFAVDTIQKHKIQPPGVMGWTDVHNNEAYMAGKLVSTNNGASLYYAMVAKKNPLAEKTQVILTPGGPAGSFVGSTPYNWGIFQKTKHVELCEDLVRWVEDEKRFDEYTKASIGQAGAVYKSRADNPYWKTDPNFEGMLQNLLRGVWVGYPGPFSAAAVEVQAQYILCDMAGRVVVGGLSPEAALKEAHARVEEIYKIRGGKA, from the coding sequence ATGGACAGCCGACTGAAGGATCTGGCAGAGAAGCTGGATGCGGGCCTCATCGCCCGGCGCGAATTCCTCCGCAGGGCCGCCGTCGTCACGGGCGGCACCGCGGTGGGGCTCAAGGCGCTGGAGGGCATGGCGGGAGCGCAGAGCCAGACCAAGCTCAGAGTGTGGCTCTTCAAGAGCTTTGTCACCGCCGGCAATGACATCCTGGCCAAGCAAGTCGAGGGCTGGGCGGCGGAGCGGAAGGTGCAGGTGGAGATGGACTGGGCCACCTTCGGCGACCGTGAGCAGAAGTTCGTGGCCGCCATCGAGGCCGGCAACCCGCCTGATATGGCCGAGATGAACTACCAGGGGCCGACGCGCTACAAACCCGCGCTCCGGGACGTGACCAAGCTCGCCAAGGACATCGCGGGCGCCCGCGGCGGCCTGCTGCCCTACGCCGAGCGGATCCTCAATAACAACGGGCAATACTTCGGTGTCGGCCGGCTGGCCTTCGGCGGCGGCTTCTTCGTCCGGAAGGACCTCCTCGACGCCAAGGGCGTCAAGCTGCCCAAGGTGTACGATCCCGACGTGGTCGAGATGGCCAAGAAGACCCAGGACCCCTCCAAGGATCTCTGGGGCTTCGGCCAGACGCTGAACCGGTCCGACGATGGCAACGGATTCATGCAGAACATCCTCTGGGATTACGGCGGGAGCGCATGGGACAAGGACGGCAAGCCGGCGCTGAACACGACGTTCCAGAAGCAGAACCTCGAGGCGATCAAGTTCGCGGTGGACACGATCCAGAAGCACAAGATCCAGCCCCCGGGTGTCATGGGCTGGACCGACGTCCACAACAACGAAGCCTACATGGCCGGCAAGCTCGTCAGCACCAATAACGGCGCGAGCCTCTACTACGCCATGGTAGCCAAGAAGAACCCGCTGGCCGAGAAGACCCAGGTGATCTTGACCCCCGGCGGGCCCGCCGGTAGCTTCGTCGGCTCCACCCCCTACAACTGGGGCATCTTCCAGAAGACCAAGCACGTCGAGCTCTGCGAGGATCTGGTCCGCTGGGTGGAGGACGAGAAGCGCTTTGACGAGTACACGAAGGCGTCCATCGGCCAAGCAGGAGCCGTATACAAGTCGAGGGCCGACAATCCCTACTGGAAGACGGATCCCAACTTCGAGGGCATGTTGCAGAACCTTCTCCGAGGTGTGTGGGTCGGCTATCCGGGCCCGTTCAGCGCCGCCGCCGTCGAGGTGCAGGCGCAGTACATCCTCTGCGACATGGCGGGGCGCGTTGTGGTCGGTGGGCTCTCCCCCGAGGCCGCGCTCAAGGAAGCCCACGCCCGGGTGGAGGAGATCTACAAGATCCGCGGCGGCAAGGCGTAA